Proteins from a single region of Sebastes umbrosus isolate fSebUmb1 chromosome 8, fSebUmb1.pri, whole genome shotgun sequence:
- the oxt gene encoding oxytocin-neurophysin 1 gives MTGAAVSVCLLFVLSVCSACYISNCPIGGKRSIMDAPLRKCMPCGPGDRGRCFGPSICCGEGLGCLLGSPETAHCVEENYLLTPCQAGGRPCGSEGGRCAASGVCCDAESCTTDQSCLIEDEGDDQSSQFEGSDPGDIILRLLHLAGHSSPHRVHQ, from the exons ATGACTGGAGCTGCTGTGTCCGTGTGCCTACTTTTTGTGCTGTCTGTATGTTCAGCGTGTTACATCTCTAACTGTCCTATCGGCGGGAAGAGGTCCATCATGGATGCACCGCTGCGAAAG TGCATGCCGTGTGGCCCCGGAGACAGGGGCCGCTGCTTCGGCCCCAGTATCTGCTGCGGCGAGGGCCTCGGCTGCCTGCTGGGCTCCCCGGAAACAGCTCACTGCGTGGAGGAGAACTACCTGCTCACCCCCTGCCAGGCCGGAGGGAGACCCTGTGGATCTGAGGGAGGACGCTGCGCTGCTTCAGGAGTCTGCTGTGATGCAG aaagcTGCACCACAGACCAATCCTGCCTCATCGAGGACGAAGGAGATGACCAGAGCAGCCAATTCGAAGGCAGCGACCCCGGTGACATCATCCTCAGGCTCCTGCATCTGGCTGGTCACAGTTCTCCTCATCGAGTTCACCAATAA
- the znf366 gene encoding zinc finger protein 366: protein METDRGNFSPARSPPLRDQLRQAPQHSFYLSPPPLYIKPPKFSPPSYPSTSPSRDTYSTFSAPAFFPMLGPGYIQKEGSQKRKRTPFKMNAQGGESPDRGAAEADESSSRKRTVHLSHVPFSLPPRPIPSPSPKPIPGMIELNRLQLHHRSPGISLPVQVKQEPLSPSSVWPPSRLLLHSPFFPPLHHNFLPYPFFMPGPVMHLSPGSFYPREDLRPGHRGRDGPPRGGTTSAEKLGLNVHVDDSYYVDVGGDQKRWKCRMCEKSYTSKYNLVTHILGHNGIKPHGCHLCGKLFKQLSHLHTHLLTHRGMRPHKCQVCHKAFTQTSHLKRHMMQHSDVKPYSCSVCGRGFAYPSELRAHELKHEKGQENVCVECGLDFPTLAQLKRHLTAHRGPTLYRCTECQKTFQYPSQLQNHMMKHKDIRPYICSECGMEFIQSHHLKQHTLTHKGVKEHKCRICGREFTLLANMKRHVLIHTNIRAYQCHMCFKSFVQKQTLKAHMIVHSDIKPYKCKLCGKEFNRMHNLMGHMHLHSDSKPFKCLYCPSKFTLKGNLTRHMKVKHGVMDRGLDERLFRQRGRYCLSAPMGLLTRFSQEEPFDLSQKPPGLPSLRLSQSDGESVPGSSCQEEDEESLYRRSQYSPEVDQHEPAGEDQYIPELEEREQGSPAEPRPGEKQKEMYQHSLDEQRGSAAEVDPRGDQVHLSQSEETSEMAYESDLDYETGSRQSYDYDSDSELEDDHQELDEAEESKQQIDGFCDAAIDVAERNQSRSERGEIVHRLCTSEFMGVTGPQDEEEDKEREEDAGF from the exons ATGGAAACAGACAGAGGGAATTTCTCTCCAGCAAGAAGTCCTCCTCTCAGAGACCAGCTAAGACAAGCACCTCAGCACAGTTTCTACCTAAGCCCACCACCGCTCTACATTAAGCCCCCCAAATTCTCCCCTCCCAGTTACCCCAGCACATCgcccagcagagacacctacaGTACGTTCAGCGCCCCTGCCTTCTTTCCCATGCTTGGTCCCGGTTATATCCAAAAGGAAGGATCCCAAAAACGCAAAAGAACTCCTTTCAAAATGAACGCCCAAGGAGGTGAATCTCCTgacagaggagcagcagaggcagacgaaagcagcagcagaaagaggACGGTGCACCTCTCCCACGTCCCCTTCTCCCTCCCACCTCGCCCCATTCCTTCCCCATCTCCTAAGCCCATCCCTGGTATGATCGAGCTAAACAGACTGCAGCTTCATCACAGATCACCAGGTATTAGTCTACCTGTGCAGGTGAAACAGGAGCCTCTCAGTCCTTCCAGTGTTTGGCCTCcctctcgtctcctcctccATTCTCCCTTCTTCCCACCTCTCCACCACAACTTCCTCCCATACCCCTTCTTCATGCCCGGCCCTGTCATGCACCTTTCCCCTGGTTCTTTCTACCCAAGAGAGGACCTCCGCCCCGGGCATCGTGGCCGTGACGGACCTCCTCGAGGTGGGACGACCAGTGCCGAAAAGCTCGGTCTTAACGTCCACGTGGATGACAGCTACTACGTAGACGTCGGTGGGGACCAGAAGAGATGGAAGTGTCGTATGTGTGAGAAGTCCTACACCTCAAAGTACAACCTGGTCACGCACATCCTGGGGCACAACGGCATCAAGCCACACGGGTGCCACCTGTGTGGGAAGCTGTTCAAGCAGCTGagccacctgcacacacacctgctgacCCACCGGGGCATGAGGCCCCACAAGTGCCAGGTGTGCCACAAGGCCTTCACTCAGACCAGCCACCTGAAGAGACACATGATGCAGCACAGTGACGTGAAGCCATACAG ctgcagtgtgtgcGGCAGAGGTTTTGCTTACCCCAGTGAGCTTCGTGCCCATGAGCTGAAGCATGAGAAAGGACAGGAGAACGTATGTGTGGAGTGTGGTCTGGATTTCCCCACGCTGGCCCAGCTGAAGAGGCACCTTACCGCCCATCGTGGCCCCACCCTGTACAG GTGTACAGAGTGCCAGAAGACTTTCCAGTACCCGAGCCAGCTTCAGAACCACATGATGAAACACAAAGACATCAGGCCGTACATCTGCAGCGAGTGCGGGATGGAGTTCATCCAGTCACACCACCTGAAGCAGCACACGCTCACTCACAAA GGGGTGAAGGAGCACAAGTGTCGCATCTGTGGTCGTGAGTTCACGCTATTGGCCAACATGAAGCGCCATGTCCTCATCCACACCAACATACGGGCCTACCAGTGCCACATGTGCTTCAAGAGTTTTGTCCAAAAACAGACTCTCAAGGCTCACATGATCGTCCACTCAGACATCAAGCCCTATAAATGCAAG CTTTGTGGGAAGGAGTTCAACAGGATGCACAACCTAATGGGCCACATGCATCTCCACTCAGACAGCAAACCCTTCAAATGCCTTTACTGCCCGAGCAAGTTCACGCTGAAGGGAAACCTCACCAGACACATGAAGGTCAAACACGGCGTCATGGACAGAGGGCTGGATGAAAGAT TGTTTAGGCAAAGAGGGCGATACTGCCTGTCCGCTCCCATGGGCCTCCTCACCCGCTTCAGCCAAGAGGAGCCGTTTGACCTTTCTCAGAAGCCCCCGGGCCTGCCCAGCCTCCGCCTCTCCCAGTCTGATGGCGAGAGCGTCCCTGGAAGCTCGTgtcaggaggaggacgaggagagtTTGTACAGAAGGAGCCAGTACAGCCCCGAGGTGGACCAGCACGAGCCGGCAGGCGAGGACCAGTACATCCCcgagctggaggagagagagcaggggtCTCCAGCTGAACCGCGGCCAGGGGAGAAGCAGAAAGAAATGTATCAGCATAGTTTAGATGAACAGAGGGGGTCAGCAGCAGAAGTAGATCCCAGAGGTGACCAGGTGCACCTCTCGCAGTCAGAAGAGACGTCCGAGATGGCCTATGAGTCTGATTTAGACTACGAGACAGGCAGTAGACAGTCGTATGATTATGACTCTGATTCAGAACTAGAAGATGATCACCAAGAGCTAGACGAGGCAGAGGAAAGCAAACAGCAGATCGATGGCTTTTGTGATGCAGCCATCGACGTAGCAGAGAGGAACCAGAGCAGAtcagagagaggggaaatagTGCATCGCTTGTGCACGAGTGAATTCATGGGAGTTACGGGTCCacaggatgaagaagaagacaaagaaagagaagaagatgcAGGTTTTTAG